A DNA window from Fibrobacter succinogenes contains the following coding sequences:
- a CDS encoding tetratricopeptide repeat protein — translation MLRTSFIKTSALGLAVASTSLFAEATYTPNKYQQNDWFAEYGGNTAMYVNPAGISETDQLEFSAAFFSTISGEASQEYVSLTYPIDYKHTLGFSLFENGASIEGGESYSEIAVQFGYAYRLFHLLSLGVDLSVLYINQFDELKQLTIGADVGLSWNPLASSKYGYLLIGVAVQNLLAPAVSEADGDGSFKFVFMGAADAYKIPTNLNLSLFYRGFNRLLEFKAELSVIDLIHDSKEGGKGCNLEMSFSLTYYLSSHLGVRGRFTKEGYPVIGATVNVKDVSIFRYLALDLEMSHDDLWAKKNRGFVWAVKLTSRFGDTREEKIGEERYRRLKIEPENDYRAAMRLYLNRQFLEAAYAFGKVQTKYPAFHLVDQAAFYKAKSFENLRMHKAAKNVYEDAIKRYPQSDQRAKYHFQLMNIDYKEGKYTEALNKYQNIAQKFGESDVKADADYVAGQIKFEQGLYQESVDLLASILPGNANYFYARYTMGIAHSRMSKFDEAENCFRDITEQPVSNQSERDLQDAARVKLGHLFFSGEKPDIAAAAQMYGQVQKQSPVYDEAMLGIAWSFLKVNKPDEAIKPAKWIISNLPESFLVSEAYLVMGYCYFMKKDYQNALDALTQAESRTEQPIVSVASRDSARQAYDSMQSQFDSVQVLALDLARQLPTPRVESKREALRPTFNKANQAIEDYATFMQRAIQSDRFESNRKRILEDAGFTKATIMSKIGGAGGGKKPDLPPVELEDDL, via the coding sequence TGCTTTCTTTAGCACCATTAGTGGCGAAGCTAGCCAGGAATATGTCAGCTTGACATACCCGATTGACTACAAGCACACTTTGGGCTTCTCCCTTTTCGAAAACGGTGCTTCCATCGAAGGTGGCGAATCCTATAGCGAAATTGCCGTTCAGTTCGGTTACGCTTATAGACTCTTCCACTTGCTCTCTCTCGGTGTTGACCTCTCTGTCTTGTACATCAACCAGTTTGATGAACTCAAGCAGCTCACGATTGGTGCCGACGTAGGTTTGAGCTGGAACCCGCTCGCTTCTTCGAAGTATGGTTACTTGCTCATTGGCGTTGCCGTGCAGAACCTCCTTGCTCCGGCTGTCAGCGAAGCTGATGGTGACGGTAGCTTCAAGTTCGTGTTCATGGGCGCTGCCGATGCTTACAAGATTCCGACGAACTTGAACCTCTCTTTGTTCTATCGCGGATTCAACCGTCTTCTCGAATTCAAGGCCGAACTCTCCGTGATTGACCTTATCCACGATTCTAAGGAAGGTGGTAAGGGCTGCAACCTCGAAATGAGCTTCTCCTTGACCTATTATCTTTCTTCTCACCTCGGTGTCCGTGGCCGCTTTACTAAGGAAGGCTACCCGGTTATCGGTGCTACGGTTAACGTTAAGGATGTCAGCATCTTCCGTTACCTCGCTCTTGACCTCGAAATGTCTCACGACGACCTCTGGGCTAAGAAGAACCGTGGCTTTGTGTGGGCTGTCAAGCTGACTTCTCGCTTCGGTGATACCCGTGAAGAGAAGATTGGTGAAGAACGTTATCGCCGTTTGAAGATCGAACCTGAAAACGACTACCGTGCTGCAATGCGTCTGTACTTGAACCGTCAGTTCCTCGAAGCTGCTTATGCCTTCGGTAAGGTTCAGACCAAGTACCCGGCATTCCACCTTGTTGACCAGGCTGCTTTCTACAAGGCAAAGTCTTTCGAAAACCTCCGTATGCACAAGGCTGCTAAGAACGTCTACGAAGACGCTATCAAGCGCTATCCGCAGAGTGACCAACGCGCCAAGTATCACTTCCAGTTGATGAACATCGACTATAAGGAAGGCAAGTACACGGAAGCTTTGAACAAGTACCAGAATATTGCTCAGAAGTTCGGTGAAAGTGACGTGAAGGCTGACGCTGACTACGTTGCTGGCCAGATCAAGTTCGAACAGGGCCTCTATCAGGAATCTGTTGACCTGCTTGCTTCCATTCTTCCGGGTAACGCCAACTACTTCTACGCTCGCTATACCATGGGTATCGCACACAGCCGTATGAGCAAGTTCGACGAAGCTGAAAACTGCTTCCGTGATATTACGGAACAGCCGGTTTCCAACCAGTCTGAACGCGACCTTCAGGACGCTGCAAGAGTTAAGCTCGGCCACCTCTTCTTCTCTGGTGAAAAGCCGGACATCGCAGCAGCTGCTCAGATGTATGGCCAGGTCCAGAAGCAATCTCCGGTGTACGACGAAGCTATGCTCGGTATTGCATGGTCCTTCCTCAAGGTCAACAAGCCGGATGAAGCTATCAAGCCGGCCAAGTGGATTATCAGCAATCTTCCGGAATCCTTCCTCGTGTCTGAAGCATACCTCGTTATGGGTTACTGCTACTTCATGAAGAAAGACTACCAGAACGCTCTTGACGCTTTGACCCAGGCTGAATCTCGTACGGAACAGCCGATTGTGTCCGTTGCTTCTCGCGACAGTGCTCGTCAGGCTTACGATTCCATGCAGAGCCAGTTCGACTCCGTTCAGGTTCTTGCCTTGGATCTCGCTCGCCAGTTGCCGACTCCGCGTGTGGAAAGCAAACGCGAAGCTTTGCGTCCGACATTCAACAAGGCTAACCAGGCTATTGAAGATTACGCAACGTTCATGCAGAGAGCTATCCAGAGTGACCGCTTTGAATCTAATCGTAAGCGCATTTTGGAAGACGCAGGCTTTACCAAGGCTACCATCATGTCTAAGATTGGTGGTGCAGGCGGTGGAAAGAAACCGGATCTTCCTCCTGTTGAATTGGAAGACGACCTCTAA